A part of Aspergillus flavus chromosome 1, complete sequence genomic DNA contains:
- a CDS encoding putative arabinosidase, which translates to MRIFSSIFAVANIVSLSTGRVIPRQDGDSYVGYLLSTFTDANPQVFWYLSEGSDPLAFKALNGGSPVLESTVGTRAVRDIFLASNAARSEYFMIATDLDINADGFSWDEATRRGSRGLTIWKSSNLVDWSEPTLTTIEEDTAGMAWAPSAVWNDDEQQYYLFWASRLYDSTDSDHTGTAGLDRIRYSTTRDFVTFSSPADYVALDDIPLIDQEFLELGTPGAYARFIKDENVNQVYQETTTGGLFGEWTRIPGYIGDNPLSEGPASFPDIENSGLYHLLLDNYEEYVPFQTSDIDAGSWEKSSSSSYPTGLKHGSVLRLTQTEYDAITSKFGSN; encoded by the exons ATGCgcatcttctcttccatcttcgCTGTGGCGAATATCGTTTCCCTCTCAACAGGCAGAGTTATACCTCGCCAAGATGGGGACTCTTACGTTGGCTATCTCCTCTCCACCTTTACTGACGCGAATCCTCAAGTCTTCTGGTACCTCTCCGAAGGTTCAGATCCGTTAGCTTTCAAAGCTCTTAATGGAGGAAGTCCGGTATTGGAATCGACTGTTGGCACACGCGCAGTaagagatatatttcttgcttCCAACGCTGCTAGGTCTGAGTATTTCATGATTGCAACAG ATTTGGACATCAACGCCGACGGCTTTTCCTGGGATGAAGCAACAAGACGCGGCAGCCGTGGGCTTACTATCTGGAAGTCAAGTAATCTTGTAGATTGGTCTGAACCTACATTGACAAC GATTGAGGAGGACACTGCCGGTATGGCTTGGGCACCTTCTGCTGTCTGGAATGATGACGAGCAGCAATACTATCTTTTCTGGGCATCCCGCCTTTATGACTCCACTGACTCAGATCATACCGGCACTGCTGGTTTGGATCGAATTCGCTATTCAACCACAAGAGACTTTGTGACCTTCAGCTCTCCAGCCGATTATGTCGCTCTGGACGACATTCCCCTCATTGACCAAGAATTCCTGGAGCTCGGCACACCCGGCGCCTACGCTCGTTTCATCAAGGACGAAAATGTCAACCAGGTTTACCAGGAAACGACGACAGGTGGGCTTTTCGGAGAATGGACCCGCATTCCCGGATATATTGGCGATAACCCGTTGTCTGAGGGACCAGCTTCGTTTCCTGACATTGAGAATTCTGGACTTTACCATCTGTTGCTTGATAACTATGAGGAATATGTTCCGTTTCAGACAAGCGATATCGATGCGGGCTCTTGGGAGAAGTCAAGTTCGTCTTCTTACCCCACAGGGTTGAAGCATGGTTCTGTTTTGCGGTTAACGCAGACGGAGTATGATGCTATTACTTCCAAGTTTGGTTCGAATTAG
- a CDS encoding putative amino acid transporter, with amino-acid sequence MSMHELKQMAPPVLSEMEGQPIYRDKDDLYLTRMGKRPVLKRNFGLMSMVGFSCTLLVTWEGYIIGGPAGSVYGYLFVWAGIAATFVVISELVSMAPTSGGQYHWCSMLAPPSAMKLASYMTAGMFTIRIGWLTVIGWQATFASAMYLNGNMVQALIILTRSDYVPHPWRKALYAWGLSVLSAIINIVGGKFLPRFEGTVLIFHVLGFFAILVPLTYMADHKSSAEEVFTYFINEGNWPSRALSVFVGLTGPVFAFAGGDAAVHMVEEMTNATTAVPLSLMLTVLINGSMGFGMMIALYFCLGDIQTALKSPTGVPFFAIFLQATGSVSGTAIAGALVMSLGSCNTIGTLTAASRQFWSFSRDRGIPGWRMWSKVTERTSIPTYAVLLTAVVGCLLNLITIGSDVAFNSLVSMSISGLYLSYMTAGGLLLHRRCTGGIGHATAGEQTMINTAGARLVWGPFHVPGILGIAINVFSLAYMTIATFFGFWPTTKDVNTQTMNYSIVGTMGVIILSLVYYFVRAKKVYTGPLIEIS; translated from the exons ATGTCCATGCACGAACTGAAGCAAATGGCGCCTCCTGTGCTGAGCGAGATGGAGGGACAACCAATCTACCGAGACAAGGACGACTTGTATTTGACTCGCATGGGAAAGCGCCCTGTCTTGAAG AGAAACTTTGGGTTGATGTCCATGGTGGGATTTAGCTGCACGCTGTTGGTCACATGGGAGGGGTATATCAT TGGTGGCCCGGCTGGTTCTGTCTATGGTTATCTTTTCGTCTGGGCTGGCATCGCCGCCACCTTTGTCGTCATATCTGAGCTTGTGTCGAT GGCTCCTACGTCCGGCGGGCAGTATCATTGGTGCTCGATGCTGGCGCCTCCATCGGCAATGAAGCTGGCTAGCTACATGACGG CTGGGATGTTTACGATAAGGATAGGTTGGCTTACCGTGATCGGATGGCAAGCCACATTCGCATCGGCAATGTATCTGAATGGAAACATGGTCCAAGCCCTTATTATCCTTACCAGGTCGGACTACGTCCCTCACCCATGGCGAAAAGCCCTATATGCATGGGGACTCTCTGTACTCTCCGCGATCATCAATATTGTCGGCGGAAAGTTTCTACCTCGTTTTGAGGGCACCGTTCTAATCTTCCATGTCCTGGGGTTTTTTGCCATCCTAGTTCCCTTGACGTACATGGCAGATCACAAGTCGTCCGCCGAAGAAGTATTTACCTATTTCATCAACGAGGGAAATTGGCCTTCGAGGGCGCTGTCAGTCTTTGTCGGGTTGACTGGCCCTGTTTTTGCTTTCGCTGGCGGTGATGCTGCGGTCCAT ATGGTCGAAGAGATGACCAATGCAACAACCGCTGTTCCCCTGTCTCTGATGCTGACAGTGTTAATCAATGGGTCCATGGGATTTGGAATGATGATCGCCTTGTATTTCTGTCTCGGTGATATTCAAACTGCGCTTAAATCCCCGACAGGTGTACCTTTCTTTGCCATCTTCCTGCAGGCAACAGGATCCGTATCCGGCACAGCAATTGCAGGCGCCCTGGTAATGTCTCTGGGTAGTTGTAATACAATTGGCACCTTAACAGCTGCATCACGGCAATTTTGGTCCTTCTCTCGCGATCGAGGGATTCCTGGATGGCGGATGTGGAGTAAG GTAACGGAACGTACATCCATCCCAACATATGCAGTCCTCCTTACGGCCGTTGTCGGGTGCCTTTTGAATCTCATCACGATCGGCTCAGACGTGGCGTTCAACAGCTTGGTATCCATGTCGATTTCGGGTCTTTACCTATCATATATGACTGCTGGAGGACTCTTGCTCCACCGCCGTTGTACCGGTGGGATTGGGCATGCGACCGCTGGCGAGCAGACGATGATCAACACGGCAGGGGCTAGGTTGGTCTGGGGGCCATTCCATGTTCCCGGCATTTTGGGTATAGCCATTAATGTCTTCTCCTTGGCCTACATGACAATCGCTACgttctttggcttctggCCTACAACGAAGGATGTCAATACACAGACGATGAACTATAGTATTGTTGGCACGATGGGGGTTATTATACTTAGTCTCGTCTACTACTTTGTCCGAGCAAAGAAGGTGTACACTGGCCCTCTTATAGAGATATCTTGA
- a CDS encoding putative arabinan-endo 1,5-alpha-L-arabinase, whose protein sequence is MFSTMTPSLSKLVALSLFLGTALGEPWKAIDADFPDPSVIKTDDGYYAFATTANGVNTQIAHSADFKTWNVLDGQDALPGPFPSWVNGSHPKVWAPDVIQRNDGKFVIYYSAATSGTGSKHCIGAATSSSVTGPYSPEQDVLACDKSKGGAIDAAGFKDDDGTYYVVYKVDGNSLNEEGSGYHPTPIMLQKLKSDAVTPDGEAKQLIDRDDADGPLVEAPSLVKSGGQYYLSFSSNWYNSLNYDVSYAVASAVTGPYTKASAPDAPLLVSGDSSNVGALGGPGGSDFREDSSAIVFHAFNNGKNMAKGRGMWAANVKIDGGKISIQ, encoded by the exons ATGTTTAGCACAATGACACCCTCATTATCGAAACTAGTCGCGCTATCGCTTTTCTTAGGGACAGCCTTGGGCGAACCCTGGAAAGCTATCGACGCGGATTTTCCCGACCCGAGCGTCATCAAAACCGACGATGGATATTACGCTTTTGCCACGACTGCAAACGGTGTCAATACTCAGATAGCTCATTCCGCAGATTTCAAAACGTGGAATGTCTTGGATGGCCAGGACGCGCTTCCGGGTCCTTTCCCTAGCTGGGTAAATGGTAGCCATCCGAAGGTCTGGGCTCCAGATGTTATCCAACGG AATGACGGAAAATTCGTTATCTACTATTCCGCTGCCACCAGCGGAACAGGCAGTAAGCACTGCATTGGCGCCGCAACCTCTTCCTCAGTTACCGGTCCCTACTCGCCGGAGCAAGATGTTCTTGCCTGTGATAAGAGCAAAGGTGGCGCCATCGATGCTGCGGGCTTCAAGGACGACGATGGCACATACTACGTTGTTTATAAGGTCGACGGTAACAGCCTTAATGAGGAGGGCAGCGGATACCACCCCACGCCTATCATGTTGCAGAAGCTGAAGTCGGATGCTGTGACTCCTGACGGAGAGGCCAAGCAATTGATTGATCGCGACGATGCCGACGGGCCCCTGGTTGAAGCACCTAGTCTCGTGAAGAGTGGTGGCCAGTATTACCTGTCATTCTCGTCCAATTGGTACAACTCCCTCAATTATGACGTTAGCTATGCCGTCGCGTCGGCCGTCACTGGTCCGTACACCAAGGCGTCGGCTCCAGATGCGCCGTTGCTGGTTTCTGGGGATAGCAGTAATGTTGGAGCGCTTGGAGGTCCCGGTGGTTCTGATTTCCGCGAGGATAGTAGTGCTATTGTGTTCCATGCTTTTAACAATGGGAAAAACATGGCCAAGGGTCGTGGAATGTGGGCGGCTAACGTCAAGATTGATGGAGGAAAGATCTCCATCCAGTGA
- a CDS encoding putative monooxygenase, whose product MTYTTHDVVIVGAGPVGLFLACELRLAGLSVLVVEKRTNSDGMAETRAFVMHGRSLEIFASRGLLDSFIEAGQKTDWWHYGVLDTRLDYSVFGRETDQNYVLLVPQYKTEMILFQRAVDLGAVIIKGVQVDSIDESGPYVVARGFYSNNKPFTASGKYLVGADGVRSTIRKIANIEFTGNPPVNTVMSGEATLGTAMPNPYIVHNEHGLVIAADLRVPSGRTRLNVFASDRGTVPESVEVTLEEMNQSLQKITGVDYKLSNPCMLKRFSNEQRLATTYRQNRIYIVGDACHKHLPAGGQGLNVGLQEALNLGWKLAAVISKSAPASLLDTYEEERWPVAKAVVQNTTSQSLLFFASSGPEWAVREAIGKLLRVPEANKRLAREISGFSVAYPKSLDMILPDGWRALPENIQGKRALNVKMRLPDGMVTELHDYTQDGRWIQLHLPGKHIIELRPPPAFGNWTTVVEVVDMPDEEEKTSLYMCGVREMLIRPDGYLAFGRMDD is encoded by the coding sequence ATGACCTACACTACTCATGACGTGGTGATTGTGGGAGCTGGTCCAGTTGGACTCTTCCTCGCTTGCGAACTACGCCTTGCCGGTCTCTCCGTTCTGGTGGTCGAGAAACGAACAAATTCGGACGGCATGGCGGAAACGCGTGCCTTTGTGATGCATGGTCGATCTTTGGAAATCTTCGCCTCTCGCGGTCTGCTCGACTCTTTCATTGAAGCGGGTCAAAAGACCGACTGGTGGCATTACGGTGTTCTCGACACTCGTCTTGATTACAGTGTTTTCGGCCGTGAAACGGACCAGAACTACGTGTTACTCGTGCCTCAGTACAAAACCGAGATGATCCTATTTCAGCGCGCCGTGGATCTGGGTGCAGTGATTATCAAGGGTGTCCAGGTCGATTCAATAGACGAATCCGGGCCTTATGTCGTTGCGAGGGGTTTCTACTCCAATAACAAACCTTTCACTGCCAGCGGGAAATACCTCGTCGGTGCGGACGGTGTTCGCAGCACGATCCGCAAAATCGCCAACATCGAGTTCACTGGCAATCCACCTGTCAATACAGTCATGAGTGGCGAGGCTACACTAGGCACGGCCATGCCGAATCCCTACATTGTTCACAACGAGCACGGCCTAGTTATCGCCGCTGACCTGAGGGTCCCCAGCGGAAGAACCCGCCTAAATGTGTTCGCGAGTGATCGCGGCACGGTTCCTGAGTCAGTTGAAGTGACTCTTGAGGAGATGAATCAGAGCTTGCAGAAAATAACCGGCGTTGACTACAAGCTTTCTAACCCTTGCATGCTAAAGCGTTTCAGCAACGAACAACGGCTAGCGACAACGTATCGCCAAAATCGGATTTACATCGTCGGAGATGCATGCCATAAACACCTCCCAGCCGGCGGCCAGGGCTTAAATGTCGGTCTCCAAGAAGCTCTGAATTTAGGATGGAAACTTGCCGCAGTCATCTCCAAGTCCGCCCCTGCTTCGTTACTCGATACGTACGAAGAAGAACGATGGCCAGTTGCCAAAGCTGTTGTACAAAACACAACTTCACAGTCACTCTTATTTTTTGCCTCGTCTGGCCCAGAATGGGCGGTTAGGGAAGCGATCGGCAAGCTTCTGCGTGTACCAGAGGCCAACAAGCGTTTGGCTAGGGAGATCAGCGGATTTTCTGTTGCCTACCCCAAATCGCTGGATATGATACTTCCAGACGGATGGCGGGCCCTACCAGAGAACATCCAGGGAAAGCGTGCATTGAATGTAAAGATGAGATTACCAGATGGGATGGTAACCGAACTTCATGATTACACCCAAGACGGACGATGGATCCAGCTGCACCTTCCTGGAAAGCATATCATTGAACTCCGGCCTCCTCCGGCATTTGGTAACTGGACGACGGTAGTGGAAGTTGTCGACAtgccagatgaagaagagaagacgaGCTTGTATATGTGCGGAGTGAGAGAGATGCTGATCCGCCCGGATGGCTATTTGGCCTTTGGTCGAATGGACGACTAG
- a CDS encoding rhamnogalacturonase B, protein MRSVSLFLWGLAPLLASAQLTGRVGPLKSAAEKAANKTCNVLDYGAVADLSTDIGQPLLDAFEDCNGSGLVYVPEGEYALSTWVLFDKGESWALQLDGVIYRNGTDGGNMITFEHTSDFEMFSSNGKGAIQALGYEFRNAGESTNTRIMRLQKVSSFSVHDIILVDSPAFHMSLDTVSDGEVYNVVVRGGSSGGLDGIDVWGENVWIHDVEVTNKDECVTVKNPSHNLLIENVYCNWSGGCAIGSITSGTNITDIIYRNVYTRSSNQMFMIKSNGGDGYVRNLALENFIGHGNAYSLDIDSAWSNIDTADGDGVEFSNITVSNWKGTEEDGVQRGPIKILCPDENPCYDITIKDFAMWTETGDSQTYFCQSAYGDGHCLQDGDELKEYTTTLTATSAPSGYAAPTMKEDLSEAMALNTSIAIPTIPASFYPGVMPYSSIAGGSAAAVTPSSSVASPSVSATPSSSFVAWSSSVRVSSPSRPASSPSSTRVSPSSSWIRTTGTPPTTASTDALPTIPAQKQPSPDTEVIGKCGFAPPPNQGGHHHVHHHTAPQHH, encoded by the exons ATGCGTTCTGTATCACTCTTTCTATGGGGTCTGGCACCTCTGCTTGCATCCGCCCAACTCACTGGCAGAGTTGGGCCTCTGAAGTCAGCGGCTGAGAAAGCCGCCAACAAAACGTGTAATGTTCTTGATTACGGAGCAGTCGCCGACTTGTCAACCGATATTGGTCAACCATTACTCGACGCCTTTGAAGACTGTAATGGGAGTGGTCTGGTGTATGTTCCCGAAGGCGAGTATGCCTTGTCTACCTGGGTGCTCTTCGATAAAGGAGAGTCATGGGCTCTGCAACTTGACGGCGTGATCTACCGGAATGGAACTGATGGCGGCAATATGATAACGTTTGAGCATACGAGTGATTTTGAAATGTTCAGCAGCAACGGAAAGGGTGCGATTCAGGCACTCGGCTATGAGTTTCGTAATGCGGGAGAATCGACGAATACCAGGATCATGAGATTGCAGAAGGtctcctctttttctgttcACGATATTATTCTTGTTGATTCTCCAGCTTTTCATATGTCGCTTGATACTGTGTCAGATGGTGAGGTATACAACGTTGTGGTTCGCGGAGGCAGTTCAGGTGGGCTAGATGGTATTGATGTGTGGGGTGAGAATGTCTGGATCCACGAT GTCGAAGTCACTAATAAGGATGAGTGTGTGACCGTCAAG AATCCATCCCATAATTTGTTGATCGAGAACGTCTACTGCAACTGGAGTGGAGGTTGCGCGATCGGATCCATTACCTCAGGCACTAATATCACGGACATCATCTATCGCAACGTGTACACCCGCTCGTCCAATCAGATGTTTATGATCAAGAGTAATGGAGGCGATGGGTACGTGAGGAATCTGGCTCTGGAGAATTTCATTG GCCACGGAAATGCCTATTCCCTGGACATCGACAGCGCTTGGAGCAATATTGACACGGccgatggagatggtgtTGAGTTTTCAAACATTACCGTATCCAATTGGAAGGGCACTGAGGAGGATGGTGTGCAACGTGGTCCGATCAAAATCCTCTGTCCTGATGAAAATCCTTGCTATGATATTACCATCAAGGACTTCGCCATGTGGACGGAGACCGGAGACAGTCAGACGTATTTCTGCCAGAGCGCTTATGGAGACGGACACTGTCTCCAAGACGGTGATGAGCTGAAAGAGTACACAACGACACTGACTGCCACCAGCGCACCGAGTGGCTACGCAGCGCCCACCATGAAGGAGGACCTTTCCGAAGCGATGGCCTTGAACACATCCATTGCAATTCCTACTATCCCTGCCTCCTTTTACCCTGGCGTGATGCCATACAGCAGCATCGCAGGCGGTAGCGCAGCAGCTGTAACCCCTAGCTCGAGTGTGGCATCTCCTTCAGTTTCTGCAACCCCCAGCTCAAGCTTCGTCGCATGGAGCTCTTCGGTTCGTGTCTCATCGCCGTCAAGACCTGCCAGCTCGCCATCTTCCACCAGAGTTAGCCCTTCCTCGTCTTGGATAAGGACTACAGGAACGCCCCCTACGACTGCTTCAACTGACGCTCTGCCCACTATCCCCGCTCAGAAGCAGCCATCTCCTGACACCGAAGTGATTGGAAAGTGTGGTTTTGCGCCGCCTCCCAACCAGGGTGGCCATCACCATGTGCACCACCACACTGCTCCTCAGCACCACTGA
- a CDS encoding UDP-glucuronosyl and UDP-glucosyl transferase — protein MAAATASPHRPREHGLTAGDWPDEHLSPRRRSVGGGHAHLREQGLDTGVRVMDDGRLDIKFREHKPWLLNLIKHLERQPKPLPGERRPSVMSMEGQDKFPLRLNIVIHVVGSRGDVQPFVALGKELQKHGHRVRLATHLAFREYINETGLEFFSIGGDPAELMAFMVNNPGLMPDMRTIRSGAIPKRRREMKAIFSGCWRSCFETGDGTGMHHIKEDPWSDAPDCNTQPFVADVIIANPPSFAHLSCAEKLGIPVNMMFTMPWSATQSFPHPLANIRARNTKPSVANFASYAIVEVMLWEGLGDLINRFRKRELGLDPLDAIRAPSIAHRLQIPYTYLWSPSLLPKPQDWGDNIDVCGFQFLESDTNYKPPDDLDAFLKAGDPPVYIGFGSIVVDNPAKLTEIVFEAVRLTGKRALVSKGWGNIGEGRAEVPKDVMLLGKVPHDWLFQHVSCVVHHGGAGTTAAGLVLGRPTVIVPFFGDQPFWGSIVARAGAGPQPVPYKQLTAEKLAEAINIALEPSTLEKAEEIGKGMRTERGVQNAVCSFHQHLDLRSLRCAICPTRPAVWWHKHLHIKLSAFAAAVLVEAGIVDPHHFEFRQDRSEGDNRSSISESDIESESDSDYASAEEEQSDSSSTNTVVDDSDEAANELDLERTLTRKRAKEQKTGAQEILAETGYHTSKFAKQVLNFAIMLPTDLTLSLAKGFHNAPKLYHDTTVQRIPRVRNVKSGFRAAGTEFTEGFYYGITGLLTQPARGFQKSGGRGLVKGVGKGVGGVFFKPAAGIWGLAGFPLDGLHKSLRNSLTKNKTKYILRSRLEQGIQEMCAASMEERAIVMKKWRELEKNHPQNQNGHAH, from the exons atggcagcagcaacagcttcACCGCACCGACCGCGTGAACATGGCCTTACAGCAGGAGATTGGCCAGATGAGCATCTCAGTCCCAGGCGTCGCTCGGTTGGTGGCGGCCATGCGCATCTTCGAGAACAGGGACTAGATACTGGTGTGCGGGTGATGG ATGATGGACGACTGGATATCAAGTTTCGCGAACATAAGCCCTGGCTTCTCAACCTGATTAAGCATCTTGAACGGCAACCCAAGCCCTTGCCGGGAGAACGAAGACCGTCGGTTATGTCCATGGAAGGACAGGACAAGTTTCCCTTGCGTTTGAACATCGTTATCCACGTAGTGGGCTCTCGCGGTGATGTACAACCATTCGTTGCGTTGGGAAAAGAGCTACAGAAACATGGACACCGGGTTCGGCTGGCTACACATCTTGCGTTTCGTGAATATATCAATGAAACGGGACTGGAATTTTTCAGCATTGGAGGTGACCCCGCAGAGTTGATGGCGTTCATGGTAAATAACCCCGGTTTGATGCCGGATATGCGGACAATTCGCAGCGGTGCGATTCCCAAGCGCCGTCGTGAAATGAAGGCTATTTTCTCCGGGTGCTGGCGCTCATGCTTCGAGACTGGGGATGGGACGGGTATGCATCATATCAAGGAGGATCCATGGAGTGATGCTCCAGATTGCAATACCCAGCCATTTGTCGCGGACGTTATTATTGCGAATCCACCTAGCTTCGCGCATTTGAGTTGTGCAGAGAAACTAGGAATTCCGGTGAATATGATGTTTAC GATGCCATGGTCGGCGACGCAGTCATTTCCACACCCATTGGCCAATATCCGAGCGCGTAATACAAAGCCATCCGTTGCGAATTTCGCGTCATATGCTATTGTGGAGGTAATGTTATGGGAAGGTCTTGGAGACCTTATAAATCGGTTTCGCAAGAGGGAGCTGGGCTTGGATCCCTTGGACGCCATCCGGGCACCCAGTATCGCACATCGGTTGCAAATACCATATACTTACCTTTG GTCTCCATCCCTCCTCCCCAAACCTCAGGACTGGGGAGACAACATCGATGTCTGCGGGTTTCAGTTCCTTGAAAGCGACACGAACTACAAGCCACCCGACGATCTCGATGCCTTTCTCAAAGCTGGTGACCCCCCGGTGTATATCGGGTTTGGTTCCATTGTAGTCGACAATCCCGCCAAGTTGACAGAAATTGTGTTCGAGGCCGTTCGCCTTACAGGAAAGAGAGCACTAGTGTCTAAGGGATGGGGCAATatcggagaaggaagagctgaAGTTCCCAAGGATGTCATGCTCTTGGGGAAGGTTCCGCACGACTGGCTCTTCCAGCATGTTTCATGTGTCGTTCACCATGGTGGTGCAGGCACCACTGCTGCCGGGCTGGTCCTGGGTCGTCCGACGGTAATTGTACCCTTTTTCGGCGATCAGCCATTCTGGGGATCGATCGTGGCACGCGCAGGTGCTGGGCCACAACCCGTGCCATATAAACAATTGACCGCGGAGAAACTAGCAGAAGCGATCAACATAGCTCTAGAACCCTCTACACTAgaaaaggccgaggagaTAGGCAAAGGTATGCGGACAGAAAGGGGCGTGCAAAACGCCGTATGCAGTTTTCATCAACATCTGGATTTGCGTAGCCTGCGGTGCGCTATATGTCCTACCCGTCCTGCGGTATGGTGGCATAAACATCTGCACATCAAATTGAGTGCCTTTGCGGCAGCGGTTCTAGTAGAGGCTGGAATTGTGGATCCGCATCACTTTGAATT TCGTCAAGACAGATCTGAGGGCGATAATAGATCATCCATATCAGAATCCGACATTGAGTCCGAGAGTGACAGTGACTACGCTTCagccgaggaagaacagTCGGACAGCAGTAGCACAAATACGGTTGTTGATGACTCCGATGAGGCTGCGAATGAACTAGACCTTGAGCGCACACTGACCCGAAAACGAGCTAAAGAACAGAAGACTGGTGCGCAAGAGATTCTAGCAGAAACAGGCTACCATACCTCTAAGTTCGCTAAGCAAGTGCTTAATTTTGCGATCATGCTACCCACCGATTTGACGCTTAGCTTAGCTAAGGGTTTCCATAACGCGCCAAAATTGTATCATGACACCACGGTACAAAGGATTCCGAGAGTCCGCAATGTGAAAAGTGGCTTTCGAGCAGCTGGGACA GAATTCACAGAAGGATTCTACTACGGCATTACCGGCCTTCTTACGCAGCCTGCTCGGGGTTTTCAGAAGTCCGGTGGTAGAGGCTTGGTAAAGGGAGTTGGAAAGGGGGTGGGTGGAGTGTTTTTTAAGCCAGCTGCAG GCATCTGGGGACTAGCAGGCTTCCCGCTGGACGGACTGCACAAGAGCCTTCGCAATTCCCTAACGAAGAATAAGACGAAGTACATCCTACGGTCGCGACTAGAACAAGGTATCCAGGAGATGTGTGCCGCATCAATGGAGGAGAGAGCCATTGTGATGAAGAAATGGCGTGAGCTGGAAAAGAACCATCCTCAGAATCAAAATGGTCACGCTCATTAG